The following are encoded together in the Theileria orientalis strain Shintoku DNA, chromosome 1, complete genome genome:
- a CDS encoding ADP-ribosylation factor GTPase activating protein produces the protein MDSLPSLEVDGRGFVSEADRDAFFRHQFAAPENTACFDCGFSNPNWTSLSFSIYLCLNCSGRHRQLGSHISFVRSTDMDRFTRDQLIRLSLGGNGKFNSFLNSENLLKKPLNYTNNRLLAYSAKLDAELSKYTGKRNDNSPAAKNEVSVSNVVDEEASNEGPSEPSVPRAVEGSETLQSVLSSMRDDVEKLLADNNDTFSDLLDFGSVGAREFSLNASANSSIAEVSGDAQGSIARSEAETPEVAENLEAHGPQTHFDFDDVSDFVDFKPESLNKPTTADSLFNLDFVNPKPAFSGAVSGSAASSSPPSSGRLSNVGGSSFGARTDGGSTRGARNKFSSKAHDFDFESFEKQNVLQASFANVTGPAATSAFGGASPGPVSSAFGGASPFGAAAPGGSAVGVTSSAFGSAAVRGSTASFGTKVPVNSPTLSGSSSVPAPASSPDKSFAVNSASSLHVKSASSPLRGPIGFPAASAAAGNVSSSVGEEFALGSRPSVRPDLSQFEGKKSISSDAFFGNTCASAQTNLGHKVSPDTLAFSSDDYFGRPRREAPPVPTIEEQAIQNLNELKDNLVTALNKGSVLLEKAKQWLHTNYY, from the coding sequence ATGGATTCTTTGCCCAGCTTGGAGGTCGACGGCCGGGGATTCGTCTCCGAGGCGGATCGCGATGCCTTTTTCAGACATCAGTTCGCGGCGCCTGAGAACACCGCGTGTTTCGACTGCGGATTCAGCAACCCAAACTGGACGTCCCTCTCATTTTCCATCTACTTGTGCCTAAACTGCTCGGGGAGGCATCGCCAGTTGGGCTCGCACATATCCTTCGTCCGATCCACGGATATGGACAGATTCACCAGGGATCAGCTGATTAGACTATCTCTCGGCGGAAACggtaaatttaattcattcTTAAACTCTgaaaatttgttaaaaaagCCCTTGAATTACACCAATAATCGACTCCTCGCTTACTCTGCTAAACTCGACGCAGAACTGTCCAAATACACTGGAAAGAGGAACGATAACTCACCTGCGgctaaaaatgaagtttCAGTTTCAAATGTAGTTGACGAGGAGGCTTCGAACGAGGGGCCGTCTGAGCCCTCGGTTCCGCGTGCTGTCGAAGGCAGTGAGACGCTCCAAAGCGTCCTTAGTTCAATGCGCGACGACGTGGAGAAGCTCCTGGCTGACAACAATGACACGTTTTCTGACCTGCTGGACTTCGGGTCGGTCGGAGCCCGGGAGTTTAGTCTGAACGCCAGCGCCAACTCGAGCATCGCCGAGGTGAGCGGCGACGCCCAAGGCTCAATCGCAAGGTCAGAAGCGGAAACCCCCGAAGTTGCCGAAAATTTAGAGGCCCACGGGCCGCAAACGCACTTTGATTTTGACGACGTTTCCGATTTCGTGGACTTTAAGCCCGAAAGTTTAAACAAGCCCACCACCGCCGATTCTCTGTTCAATTTGGACTTCGTTAACCCGAAGCCTGCTTTCTCGGGCGCTGTTTCCGGCTCAGCCGCCTCCTCAAGTCCCCCTAGTTCCGGGCGCTTGAGCAACGTAGGTGGGTCTTCGTTCGGTGCTCGGACTGACGGCGGCTCCACCAGGGGAGCGAGGAACAAGTTCAGCAGTAAGGCGCACGACTTCGATTTTGAGTCGTTCGAAAAGCAGAACGTGCTGCAGGCGTCCTTCGCAAACGTGACCGGCCCGGCGGCCACCTCGGCCTTTGGCGGTGCCTCCCCCGGACCCGTCTCGTCGGCATTCGGCGGCGCTTCGCCTTTTGGCGCGGCTGCTCCCGGCGGCTCAGCGGTGGGAGTGACCTCGTCCGCCTTTGGATCTGCCGCAGTCAGGGGCTCCACTGCTTCCTTCGGCACCAAGGTCCCTGTGAATTCACCCACGCTCAGCGGCTCCTCCTCAGTGCCTGCTCCCGCATCCTCCCCCGACAAGTCGTTTGCCGTCAACTCTGCTTCTTCCTTACATGTTAAATCGGCTTCCTCGCCACTCCGCGGGCCCATTGGGTTCCCCGCCGCCTCTGCCGCCGCCGGCAACGTGTCTTCCAGTGTTGGCGAGGAGTTTGCTCTGGGCAGCAGGCCCTCGGTGAGGCCTGACCTGTCACAGTTTGAGGGCAAAAAGTCGATTTCCTCCGACGCCTTCTTCGGGAACACTTGCGCCAGCGCGCAGACGAATTTGGGCCACAAGGTCAGCCCCGACACGCTCGCCTTCAGCTCCGACGACTACTTCGGGCGCCCTAGGAGGGAGGCTCCCCCCGTTCCCACCATCGAGGAGCAGGCCATTCAGAACCTCAacgagctgaaggacaACCTTGTCACTGCCCTGAACAAGGGCAGCGTTCTACTTGAGAAGGCCAAGCAGTGGCTGCACACAAACTACTACTAG
- a CDS encoding chaperonin: MFQHKFGARALMREGGKYLGASENSTLRNIEAVQEISDMLKTSLGPNSMKKLIVNHIDKKFVTSDCNTILAELEVAHPVGKILTSAVEAQDQQFGDGTNTLVALLGELLSNAGELLQEGVHVSDIRKGYEIAFNKVLEQLPSLICHEVKDLHDTEGLKTVLHSAVNSKFNYMSEPVTKLVAESVASIMPADPKNFDVENVRVVKLTGGSLRESKVVNGLVLLREPQGAVKKAYNCRVMVLSVGLEFAGTETKGTVLLKTAEQLLNFTKGEEKEMEKVIRSVKDRGVGAIVCNGAVSELALHYCNKYEILVLKLTSKFDLRRVCRATRSQALMSLKVNVNEELGYVDSMELIEISSKRCVIINAKDSRVNTIVLKGATMNQLDEVERGIDDAVALVDNMKEDGRFLAGGGAVELELSTKLKKFSSTVAGLERYAVEAFAKGLQVVPKILATNAGVDAETLLTQLLSLHENGNAYTSVDVETGSLGNAKEMKVFDHYETKRNLLSLCYEALMTILTVDQIIVAKPAGGPKPPKQRPDL; this comes from the exons atgtTTCAACATAAATTTGGAGCGAGAGCTCTCATGAGAGAGGGAGGGAAGTACCTGGGAGCGTCGGAAAACTCAACGCTGAGAAACATAGAGGCAGTTCAAGAAATCTCAGATATGCTGAAGACGTCGCTGGGCCCGAATAGcatgaagaagctgatagtTAATCATATAGATAAGAAGTTTGTAACATCAGACTGTAACACAATACTGGCGGAATTGGAAGTAGCACACCCAGTAGGAAAGATACTGACGTCGGCAGTAGAAGCACAAGACCAGCAGTTCGGAGACGGAACGAACACACTGGTGGCACTGTTAGGAGAACTGCTGTCAAACGCAGGAGAGTTGTTGCAGGAAGGAGTCCACGTGTCAGATATAAGAAAGGGCTACGAAATAGCATTTAATAAAGTGTTAGAACAACTACCAA gTTTGATATGCCATGAAGTAAAGGACCTGCACGACACAGAAGGACTTAAGACAGTGCTGCACAGCGCAGTAAACTCGAAGTTTAACTACATGTCAGAGCCAGtgacgaagctggtggCAGAGTCAGTGGCGTCAATCATGCCAGCAGACCCGAAAAACTTTGACGTGGAGAACGTGAGAGTGGTGAAGTTGACGGGAGGCTCACTTAGAGAGTCAAAGGTAGTTAACGGTCTAGTGTTGCTGAGAGAGCCGCAGGGAGCAGTGAAGAAGGCATACAACTGCAGAGTGATGGTGCTGTCAGTAGGCCTGGAGTTTGCAGGGACAGAAACCAAGGGAACAGTACTGCTGAAAACAGCAGAACAGCTGCTTAACTTCACGAAGGGAGAAGAGAAGGAAATGGAAAAGGTAATAAGAAGCGTTAAGGACAGAGGAGTGGGAGCAATAGTGTGCAACGGAGCAGTGTCAGAGCTGGCACTGCACTACTGCAACAAGTACGAAATACTGgtgctgaagctgacgTCAAAGTTCGACCTGAGAAGAGTGTGTAGAGCAACTAGGTCCCAGGCACTGATGAGCCT TAAAGTTAACGTAAACGAAGAACTGGGGTACGTGGACAGCATGGAGTTGATAGAGATTAGCAGCAAGAGGTGCGTAATAATAAACGCAAAGGACTCGAGAGTAAACACAATAGTGCTCAAGGGAGCAACAATGAACCAACTGGACGAAGTGGAAAGAGGAATAGACGACGCAGTGGCACTGGTAGACAACATGAAGGAAGACGGAAGGTTCCTggcaggaggaggagcagtGGAGCTGGAGCTCTCGACGAAACTGAAAAAATTCAGCAGCACAGTGGCAGGACTGGAAAGATACGCAGTGGAGGCATTCGCAAAGGGACTGCAAGTCGTGCCGAAAATACTGGCGACAAACGCAGGAGTGGACGCGGAAACGCTGCTGACACAGCTGCTGAGCCTACACGAAAACGGAAACGCCTACACATCAGTGGACGTGGAAACAGGAAGCCTGGGAAACGCAAAGGAAATGAAGGTGTTCGACCACTACGAAACGAAAAGGAACCTGCTGAGTCTGTGTTACGAGGCGCTTATGACAATCCTGACAGTGGACCAAATAATAGTAGCGAAGCCAGCAGGAGGACCGAAGCCACCAAAACAAAGACCAGACCTGTAA
- a CDS encoding uncharacterized protein (zinc finger, RING-type domain containing protein): MGNSQRKFKREATDEPEEELDQRIVSLDMPGYVIPPLIRGINYNLQMYEDPPKSKPVSNVMVPNLKFSKSVFILKKDTVTVDPIPPKFLISFEYDAEEKCCLCLKFGQVHKGLNNGVPSFTKPICETKETDLKVGKNVKFEMDYGLIAELKQVTLESCSFTTERKFVPILMVVRSKESEFKYYVMCGLKNDYANQWNIFVTKRRIQVGDLGYQVQEVYGLNQSEYNNVAEDKDERIKKCSICLDKPSNTILMPCRHLCLCSECSISLSVQIGRCPMCRACVTQILHINSVKTIRTCSQVGKRRKAQCVRHVK; encoded by the exons atgggAAATTCTCAGAGGAAGTTTAAAAGAGAAGCTACAGATGAACCAGAAGAGGAGCTGGACCAGCGGATAGTCTCATTAGATATGCCAGGATACGTGATTCCA cCGTTAATTAGAGGAATCAACTATAATTTGCAGATGTACGAAGACCCGCCAAAATCTAAGCCAGTAAGCAACGTAATGGTcccaaatttaaaattttcaaaatccGTTTTCATACTAAAGAAGGACACAGTGACAGTGGACCCA ATACCACCGAAGTTTCTGATTTCCTTCGAGTATGACGCGGAAGAGAAGTGCTGCCTGTGCCTTAAGTTCGGCCAAGTACACAAGGGATTGAACAACGGAGTTCCAAG CTTCACAAAGCCGATCTGTGAAACGAAAGAAACGGACCTGAAGGTCGGGAAGAACGTAAAGTTTGAAATGGACTACGGGCTCATCGCGGAATTGAAACAAGTGACGCTGGAGTCGTGCTCATTCACGACGGAGAGGAAGTTCGTGCCAATCCTGATGGTGGTGAGGTCGAAGGAAAGCGAGTTCAAGTACTACGTGATGTGCGGACTGAAAAACGACTACGCAAACCAGTGGAACATCTTCGTAACGAAGAGAAGAATACAAGTGGGAGACTTGGGGTACCAGGTTCAGGAGGTCTACGGGCTGAACCAGTCGGAGTACAACAACGTGGCCGAGGACAAGGACGAGAGGATAAAAAAGTGCTCAATATGCCTCGATAAACCGTCTAACACAATCCTGATGCCGTGCAGGCACCTGTGCCTGTGTTCGGAGTGCTCAATCAGCCTGTCAGTGCAGATCGGCAGGTGCCCGATGTGCAGAGCCTGCGTGACGCAAATACTCCACATAAACAGCGTAAAAAC TATACGTACATGTTCACAAGTGGGAAAGCGAAGGAAGGCGCAGTGTGTAAGGCAcgtaaagtaa
- a CDS encoding myosin: protein MVPDPVSPIGATKLVAKRKGEHFTKQESKVQNVEYLAGGKVWVKTDDDEMFVECTVKSVEGDNLHVNLRGNEEVVNLKDCLNSLPDFDSLAVNDLAKIPHANSAVVLKILSDRFSQDKIYVYAGKLLVALNPFKKIENLYDDFIIERYKKADTSLGFPVDLEPHTYAVGQCAINGLFKNNKNQSCIVSGESGAGKTETAKQLMNFFAYSKSNANKSSKVQDIILGSNALLESFGNAKTINNNNSSRFGKFMKLNVLQEGGIVGGVMSSYMLEISRVEFQNENERNFHLFYQVLRGLSRTELESYGYMEMKEYHYLNQSNCYDVPGIDDVKDFGRVLAQLNKLFEPELLANFFQIISGILLCGNVEFEEESRLGVDSAAKISNEALFRKLTELFGLDYTATEKAIVEKVIRIQENTIESAVTTAVAQVNIRALSKDLYGFLFKYIIELLNNFTSSEAKAQADGGKVGQEGFVGILDIYGFEYFKYNTYEQLLINYANEKLQKYFINNVFTSELSLYESEKIDVSSIVYSDNSVILDIFEKKNCGIFPIKNDYYLPPKGNVNEFTIVHTACKVIYNTDEFISKNKHSLSEVMVNLLMESNNKLLKDMVTHSVSRASKSGTKLFVGNKFIKSINELIACLEETDSHFVRCVKTNQLKQSNYFDVKGVYGQLNSLSILEAIQIIHKGYAYKSPFKEFIKDNQFVYNLLVGDQGPSSEGRSPSDEAESDKENALKMVKLLEIPENEYQIGLTRIFLKKNGWILLEQSHLKFSQLLAPLSNMLNKYYFSYVNRMAYLRRLQMVERFQSLARKYALVGDKFKKVALVNDLVGLVVLLNWLNMDQKTLASVVLIQSMYRMKVQRQKYLSELEELRRESRRRAARKRLAKFKSYMWFCVFGLYLQRLYRVAQVTKAATKIQAAWRMHRCIAAYNHLRYKTLKDYAATVVQKNVRCYLQVKNYEFMRHVEPNVVLIQSHFRGWLVRRFVDSKVEVFKWIRNRLNLYNKVYMLQNVVRTVLTVQRFRTLKEDLLTLQSYFWTRCWYVEMIRIMWASNTIKRYWRKYKFRKLRYEGKDELLEDEYKRKVQQITRGEIVTSLSLLQTYKSGLLPVHVNVSTKLDEFYPNGWSNTLSMILKVNGDKSVSSISMGSFHTVVVLNESFVYAFGLNDYNQLGYNSERESSMNPNKVNVRLEPIIMIREGLKVKQMECGLEHSVMLLDDGSTYTWGLNRNGQCGQMQQYEVITKPTLVYVQTGQKSLEYQLRIVSLRYNLEYLDQTKCLGPVRRISAGDYHVCCLNYEDELFVWGKAFHLGLTGEDLFKPAKLNTPFNLKSVYSGKQVTYLLDRQSSLYSFGTTYNGQLGYPVSEQNQQQEKEWNKRGVNYKETQEGLRADNNAIFYKFVASHIVDVSVGNNFTVALDVYGNLLQWGTFLVVNPENDTFEKKVEYTPFIVRVDKQQLRSPVAKVSVGWWEVNLLTESLSLYGYNYLKMEKVHGEGDGTERNATHRKNEWNYKPMLFSYQGLTGINPKDVKTLSSPTITVTMIKKN from the exons ATGGTTCCGGATCCAGTTAGTCCAATTGGCGCTACCAAATTGGTAGCGAAGCGTAAAGGAGAGCACTTTACGAAGCAGGAATCTAAGGTACAAAATGTAGAATATTTGGCTGGAGGAAAGGTGTGGGTAAAAACAGACGACGATGAAATGTTTGTTGAGTGTACAGTAAAGTCAGTGGAAGGAGATAACCTACACGTGAATTTGCGAGGAAATGAAGAAGTAGTAAACCTGAAAGATTGTTTAAACAGCTTGCCAGATTTCGATTCACTGGCAGTTAACGACCTGGCAAAAATACCTCACGCCAACAGCGCGGTGGTATTGAAGATACTGAGTGATCGCTTCAGCCAAGATAAGATATAT GTGTATGCTGGGAAGTTGTTGGTGGCACTGAACccatttaaaaaaatagaaaactTGTACGATGACTTTATAATAGAGAGGTACAAAAAGGCAGATACAAGTCTGGGCTTCCCAGTGGATTTGGAGCCACACACATACGCAGTGGGACAGTGCGCAATAAACGGCCTTTTTAAGAACAATAAGAATCAATCCTGCATCGTGAGTGGTGAGTCGGGAGCAGGAAAGACGGAAACAGCAAAGCAGCTGATGAACTTTTTCGCATACTCGAAATCAAACGcaaataaaa GTAGCAAGGTACAGGATATTATACTGGGAAGTAACGCACTACTGGAGTCGTTTGGAAACGCAAAAACgatcaacaacaacaacagtaGTAGGTTCGGAAAGTTCATGAAGCTGAACGTGTTGCAAGAAGGAGGAATCGTGGGAGGAGTGATGAGCAGCTACATGTTGGAAATATCGAGAGTGGAGTTCCAGAACGAAAACGAAAGGAACTTTCACCTGTTCTACCAGGTGCTGAGAGGCCTGAGCAGGACTGAGTTGGAGTCGTACGGGTACATGGAAATGAAGGAATACCACTACCTGAACCAGAGTAACTGCTACGACGTGCCAGGAATAGACGACGTGAAGGATTTCGGAAGAGTGCTGGCGCAACTGAATAAGCTGTTCGAACCTGAGCTTTTGGCGAATTTCTTCCAAATCATCTCAGGAATATTGCTCTGCGGGAACGTGGAGTTCGAGGAGGAGAGTAGGCTTGGAGTAGATTCGGCAGCAAAAATATCCAACGAGGCGCTGTTCAGGAAGCTGACGGAGCTGTTCGGATTAGATTACACAGCCACCGAGAAGGCAATAGTGGAGAAGGTGATAAGAATACAGGAAAACACAATAGAGTCGGCAGTGACGACAGCAGTGGCACAAGTGAACATAAGAGCACTGTCGAAGGACCTGTACGGGTTCTTGTTCAAGTACATAATAGAATTGCTAAACAACTTCACGTCAAGCGAGGCGAAAGCACAGGCTGACGGAGGAAAAGTAGGCCAGGAAGGGTTCGTAGGAATACTTGACATATACGGGTTCGAGTACTTCAAGTACAACACGTACGAGCAGCTCCTGATCAACTACGCGAACGAGAAGCTGCAGAAGTACTTCATCAACAACGTGTTCACGAGTGAGCTCTCACTGTACGAGAGCGAGAAGATAGACGTGTCCTCGATAGTGTACAGCGATAACTCAGTGATACTGGACATATTTGAGAAAAAAAACTGCGGAATATTCCC AATAAAAAACGATTATTACCTGCCGCCGAAAGGAAACGTGAACGAATTTACAATAGTGCACACAGCCTGTAAGGTGATCTACAATACAGACGAATTTATATCGAAAAATAAGCACTCTCTGTCAGAAGTGATGGTGAATCTGCTTATGGAAAGTAATAATAAGCTCTTGAAGGACATGGTGACGCACTC AGTTAGCAGAGCGTCAAAGTCAGGAACGAAGTTATTTGTGGGAAACAAGTTCATCAAGAGCATAAACGAGCTTATAGCATGTCTAGAGGAGACGGACTCGCACTTCGTAAGGTGCGTGAAGACGAATCAGCTGAAGCAGAGCAACTACTTCGACGTGAAGGGCGTGTACGGGCAGTTGAATTCCCTGAGTATACTGGAGGCAATACAGATAATACACAAGGGATACGCCTACAAATCACCGTTTAAGGAGTTCATCAAGGATAACCAGTTTGTGTATAACTTGCTGGTGGGAGATCAGGGGCCATCGAGTGAAGGAAGGTCGCCATCAGATGAAGCAGAGTCAGATAAGGAAAACGCACTGAAGAtggtgaagctgctggaaataCCGGAAAATGAGTACCAGATAGGTCTGACGAGGATATTCTTGAAGAAGAACGGGTGGATACTTCTGGAACAGTCGCATTTGAAATTTTCACAGCTGCTGGCGCCATTGTCGAATATGCTGAACAAGTATTACTTCAGCTACGTGAACAGAATGGCGTACCTGAGAAGGCTGCAAATGGTAGAGAGGTTCCAGAGCTTGGCAAGAAAGTACGCACTAGTGGGAGACAAGTTTAAGAAGGTGGCTCTGGTAAATGACCTGGTGGGCCTGGTGGTATTGCTTAACTGGCTTAACATGGATCAGAAGACGTTGGCGTCAGTGGTGTTGATCCAGTCGATGTACAGAATGAAGGTGCAGAGGCAGAAGTACCTGTcggagctggaggagctgaggaGGGAGAGCAGAAGAAGAGCGGCGAGAAAGAGGCTGGCCAAGTTTAAGTCATACATGTGGTTCTGCGTGTTCGGACTGTACCTGCAGAGGCTGTACAGAGTGGCGCAAGTGACAAAGGCGGCGACGAAGATACAGGCGGCCTGGAGAATGCACAGGTGCATAGCAGCGTACAACCACCTGCGCTACAAAACGCTGAAGGACTACGCAGCAACGGTAGTGCAGAAGAACGTGCGCTGCTACCTCCAAGTGAAAAACTACGAATTCATGAGACACGTGGAGCCGAACGTAGTATTAATACAG AGTCACTTCAGAGGATGGTTGGTGAGAAGGTTCGTTGATTCCAAGGTGGAGGTGTTCAAGTGGATAAGGAACAGACTGAATTTGTACAACAAGGTGTACATGCTCCAAAATGTAGTAAGAACGGTACTGACAGTTCAGAGGTTTAGGACCCTGAAAGAAGATTTGTTAACACTGCAGAG TTACTTCTGGACGAGGTGTTGGTACGTGGAGATGATACGCATAATGTGGGCAAGTAACACAATTAAAAGGTACTGGAGAAAGTATAAGTTCAGAAAACTGAGATATGAGGGGAAGGATGAGTTGTTGGAGGATGAGTATAAGAGGAAAGTGCAACAAATCACCAGAGGTGAAATAGTGACGTCACTGTCACTGCTTCAA aCCTACAAGTCAGGATTGCTGCCAGTGCACGTGAACGTGTCCACGAAATTGGATGAATTCTACCCAAATGGCTGGAGTAACACGCTGAGTATGATACTGAAAGTAAACGGAGATAAGAGCGTGTCTAGCATATCGATGGGATCGTTCCACACGGTGGTGGTGTTGAATGAGTCGTTTGTATATGCATTCGGACTCAACGACTATAACCAGCTGGGATACAACAGTGAGAGAGAAAGTAGTATGAACCCAAATAAAGTCAACGTGAGGCTGGAGCCGATCATTATGATCAGAGAAGGGCTTAAGGTGAAGCAAATGGAGTGCGGCCTGGAGCACTCAGTAATGTTACTTGACGACGGAAGCACGTACACCTGGGGACTCAATCGCAACGGACAGTGTGGACAGATGCAGCAGTACGAAGTAATAACGAAGCCGACACTG gTATATGTACAAACCGGCCAGAAGAGCCTAGAGTATCAACTTAGAATAGTTAGCCTCAGATATAATCTCGAATACTTGGATCAAACAAAATGTTTAGGCCCTGTAAGGAGGATTAGCGCAGGAGACTATCACGTATGCTGTCTAAACTACGAAGATGAGTTGTTTGTTTGGGGGAAGGCGTTCCACCTGGGACTGACCGGAGAAGACCTGTTCAAGCCTGCGAAACTCAATACACCATTTAACTTAAAGTCAGTATACTCAGGAAAACAAGTAACTTACCTGCTGGACAGGCAATCGAGTCTATATAGCTTTGGAACAACATATAACGGGCAGTTGGGTTACCCAGTGAGTGAGCAGAATCAACAGCAAGAAAAAGAGTGGAATAAAAGAGGTGTAAACTACAAGGAGACTCAAGAGGGACTGAGAGCAGATAACAACGCAATTTTCTACAAGTTCGTGGCCAGTCACATAGTGGACGTGAGCGTCGGAAACAATTTCACAGTGGCCTTGGATGTGTACGGAAATCTGCTGCAATGGGGAACATTCTTGGTAGTAAACCCTGAAAACGACACCtttgaaaaaaaagtaGAGTATACCCCGTTCATAGTTAGAGTCGACAAGCAACAGCTGAGGTCACCTGTGGCGAAAGTGTCTGTAGGATGGTGGGAAGTCAATCTTCTAACGGAATCGTTGAGTTTATACGGATATAACTACctaaaaatggaaaaggtACATGGAGAAGGCGATGGAACGGAACGAAATGCTACACATCGGAAAAACGAGTGGAACTATAAACCAATGTTGTTCAGCTACCAGGGGCTGACAGGAATTAACCCAAAAGATGTAAAAACACTCTCTTCTCCCACAATAACAGTGActatgataaaaaaaaattga
- a CDS encoding uncharacterized protein (protein kinase, core domain containing protein), whose protein sequence is MGETPSNAILDVSTDRQNIFKDGQLSDGMDSTLLSDSATFSHPPNTDFPNTCLNGDINFSLNNEEEFINLIHSQSFEDYVRSTDSTLLRRYSCPCFHTDFNLNGFNFPEDLNTCGPALSSERAPNGRNMTRCRRTEPMKCCNHLRNNTWGSLIYRFRKFCLESNKNCLTKPLALVTDPNTSLRNTDLHSKPVDKPLKRFDGDSIQYAVFKPINLSINKTNSLNGFVASKEEKEDVVFVVKSSTGHPITKYGLTRIISCTKRQEYEVVDHNTGDYYLLKLTNDVNIFNIYETVFDQPHPNLVEVTQLLTNVDSSYSESPRPKQKNGQIYYILLNSFKHMALTDYHINTLPSLINFKVLKMIVKGLLKALVYLHSRSLALTKLTMKSVIICRSHEDEFCNGDDVVAKIVDLDDAKLSRSPKEYQNDIRLVGNLLYAFIEGRHLQSNHVFKSSLWTASPQMFDFCITALAKLTAFNSATEALIHPWITSLD, encoded by the coding sequence atgggaGAGACACCCTCTAACGCTATATTGGATGTTTCTACGGATCGCCAGAACATATTTAAAGATGGCCAGCTGTCAGACGGTATGGATTCCACCTTGTTATCGGATTCGGCAACATTCTCACACCCTCCGAACACCGATTTCCCGAACACCTGCCTTAACGGTGACATTAACTTCTCTTTGAACAACGAGGAAGAGTTCATAAACTTGATTCATTCTCAATCTTTTGAAGACTACGTCAGGAGTACGGATAGCACACTGCTACGCAGATACTCATGCCCATGTTTTCACAcagattttaatttaaacggCTTTAACTTTCCCGAAGATTTAAACACCTGTGGTCCCGCCCTTTCGTCGGAAAGAGCCCCCAACGGTAGGAACATGACGCGATGCAGAAGGACTGAACCCATGAAGTGCTGCAATCACCTCAGAAATAACACCTGGGGGAGTCTGATCTACAGATTCCGCAAGTTCTGCTTAGAGTCTAACAAGAATTGCCTGACTAAGCCCCTGGCTTTGGTAACTGATCCTAACACCTCTCTGAGGAATACAGATTTACACTCGAAACCTGTGGACAAGCCCCTTAAGCGATTCGATGGCGACTCGATCCAATACGCAGTATTCAAGCCCATTAATCTATCCATAAACAAGACTAATTCTCTGAACGGATTTGTTGCCAGcaaggaggaaaaggaggacGTTGTGTTTGTCGTAAAGAGCTCCACTGGTCACCCGATAACAAAATACGGCCTGACCAGAATTATAAGTTGCACTAAGCGTCAGGAGTACGAGGTGGTGGACCACAACACGGGCGACTACTACCTTCTCAAGCTGACCAACGACGTCAACATTTTCAACATTTACGAAACCGTGTTTGACCAGCCACACCCGAACCTTGTGGAGGTAACCCAACTTCTTACCAACGTAGACTCCAGTTACTCTGAAAGCCCACGTCCCAAGCAAAAAAATGGTCAAATCTACTATATTCTCCTCAACAGCTTTAAGCACATGGCTCTCACCGACTATCACATAAACACGCTACCAAGCCTGATCAACTTTAAGGTGCTCAAAATGATAGTTAAGGGCCTGCTCAAGGCCCTCGTGTATCTGCACTCGAGATCGCTGGCCCTCACTAAGCTAACCATGAAGTCGGTGATCATTTGCAGGTCACACGAAGACGAGTTCTGCAACGGCGACGACGTGGTCGCGAAGATCGTCGACCTCGACGACGCGAAGCTCTCGAGGAGCCCGAAGGAATACCAGAACGACATTAGGCTGGTAGGAAACCTGCTCTACGCCTTCATCGAGGGCAGGCATCTCCAGTCCAACCACGTGTTCAAGTCGAGCCTGTGGACGGCCAGCCCACAAATGTTCGACTTCTGCATAACCGCGCTCGCAAAGCTGACGGCCTTCAACTCCGCCACCGAGGCGCTCATCCACCCGTGGATTACCTCTCTAGATTAA